GTTTAAGCTTAATAACACTCAGTCAACCCGTCTTTCTTCaaacacaaacatttaaaGTGTTAATCTGAGACTATTCTAGCCTTATCATGGATAACCGACAATCCCTTATTGGCCGGCCTCTATGTATGTCTTATATCTTGTTTCttgtcattataaataatattcatgtggaatttattataatattccagGAGTGTCCGGGCAAGTCACATCCTGATAGATACGAGCGGCGCTGTGAAGCTGTCTGGTTTGAGTAGTGCGGCATCTATGTTAGTGTGTGGACGGAGACAACAGCTGCACAGTCTACCGCCGCCCGACCATGACAATACCAACCTCATTTGGCTCAGCCCTGAGCTGCTGGAACAGGTTTGAAGGTCCATCACTTTACAGGTGTCACATATATAGGTTATTGTACATATATCTGTCGTCCTAAGACTTCATAACTTTTCTTACTTTGTAAATGTGATATCAGTTCCTCAAACAGGTGGATATGGGTAGCACTccatacaaacataataagtgggttaaataaaatataaggaataatcagaagtttgtatgtttgttgtaTGAAGACGGAAGGCTCTGGATTGATTtcgatacaattttaatatgcaaACATAGGACACTTACAATTAACACGGGCTTACTTTACCCCGAAAATAGTTTTCCCAGGGGATAAGCAAAGAATTTATCATATACATTTGCTTCTCTTCAAAACTAACAATAAGGAACGGACTATTCAGTGAACGACACACAGACAGACTCAggaagtataataaaatagtggTTCaggaattcaaatattttgaaagttttgACTAAGACATCTGAATATTAACAAGTTACAACGGCTTAGAAGCTGTTGTTGTTGAACTGTTGTCGTAATGAAGTAATCCAAATTCTCCTCCAGAACCTGAAGGGTTACAACGAGCAGTCGGACATGTATTCGCTGGGCGTGGCCTGCTGCGAGCTCGCCAACGGAGCTGTGCCGTTCTCGGAGCTGGCCAGCACTCTCATGTTCACGGAGAAGGTCCGCGGCAGTCGACCGCAGCTCCTCGACCGCTCCTCCTTCCCTGACGACATACATCACGACCTCAAGAGTGAGCGACATATAGATCACATATGACCATACAATCTCAGTTTATCCTGTCcacatgtgtatatatatattgataaaaaacaaGATTACCGACCCTGACACAAAGTACGTGACGAGCTGCGAGAGTCCTGGAATACCTACAGGTTTAAACCAGGGATACTCCGCTCCTACACTCACCACACCAGCCTCACACGGGCTCATGACCCTGCCCCGAAAGCTGGGACATTGATCGTGGTGTGATCGAGATCAGATTAAGGGTCGTCCGACTTCTCGACGATCaaacaaattcaaattaaataaaattgatgtcGACGTTACAAAACAATAGCGTCGCATTGATAAGGCGGCCCCGGTCATTGAACCGCTACCTCGTTGTGGTGAGGCTGTGACGAGTTCCTTCCTGTGAGGCAGGCGCCTACAACACGGACAGCGGGCTGGGGGACGGCGCGGAGGGCGTGGCTCGACTGCGGGCGATCTACGCGCGACGACAGCTGTCCGACTCCTTTCACCTGCTGGCCGACCAGCTGCTGCAGCGGTGAGCgaacacgcacacacacacacacataaacacacacacacacacacgcgtgCGCGCGTCTGATAATGATTCGAGGCAGCACTGTTATATCCGctgcattattattttttaaaggtagTGTTGCACGACCCCCGAAATCCCGTTACGTCCAGCCAAGCGTGACATCTCCGACAGTCGTTCAATAACTGTTCTCCTAATATCCCCGCCACACCAAGTGTCGCCCAATGTACCACTCATTCCGTAGTATGTTGGGTGGCTCGCTGtaatatattgtgtatatttataactctctctctctatctctctctctttcGCCTCGCTTCCACAAATGTCTCGTATCTTTATTGCTAATGCCACAAGCCACACCTGATAATAAACGTACAGGAGACGTTGCTGTTCGTTCTCAGCACACACTCGCACATTTGAGGCAAACGactgttaattattaaaatttcaaaatcattTCTCGGGGATCGTGCGGCCGACTCACATACAACCTCAAATTAATCTTTGAAAACAAGTTTCTTCACATACCAACTGTAGCCGTCTCTAATCCCACTCACCAGCTCAGCTTACTTCCTGCAGCAATGTGATTGTGTGTGTACGCACATCGTATAAGCTATTATATACACCACTCAGTTTTACCTGGGACGGTTTTATCCAGGGTTTGCTTTACGTCAACGAAAGTAAATCTTCACACCAATTAAAGTACCGACCACAGATAAGCTTAAAGAACATCGACACGTAATAAgtctaattaataattaaaatattaataaaagtgctaattataaaatttaaaaaaaaaaaccttttaaatgtaacagacGCGTCACCATCATCTGTCATTGACGGTGAACGAATCTTGAAGTCTCTGAgtgtaaatattaaacctatttgtatacaaaatttatctccTTTCGGTGGCCATCCGTCGCTATCACAGTGAAGTACGGTGGCCAATAAAaggtgaaaaattaataattattatgtatcgGATTTAATAGTAATTCGTCGTTTTAAAGACAGAGACGCCAACATTGCTGACGTCACTGATGTCACTTCTTTCAGTTCGTTCCAAACTGAAACTTCAGCTCTTCTAATATCCTCGTATTTCTTGAAGGTTCATCATATTCACATTGTTCAACGGTCCGCACTATCTGAACTCAAACTCCTGAACTCCTCCAGACGtcgtatttataccaaaattcaaACCTAGTTCTAGTCTCCATTTAAATAGGTTTCGATTTCGTTTCACTTGTCACGATCATTATGAACACCAATAAGTCTTATAATCAGGTTCTTGTCATGTCGCGGCCGTCGCTGCTGATAGCGCTGATATAATTATAGAGTCATAATGAATGTCGTATCTGTGTATGCGTGTTCCAGTGAGCCCGAGCGCCGGCCGACCTCCCGCGAGCTGCTGCTCCACCCGTTCTTCAAGCAGATCCGCAAGCCGGACTCGCTGGCCGCGCTCCTCGGCAGGGTGCAACCCATCAAGCCTGACCCCGGTCCACACTATATACACTACTTGCGCTATGAACGAGTCTGCGAGGATGTATGTCTGCTGCTAGTTGCCTCAAAAACTACGGAACTGACTTTCACAAAACTCGTCAGTGCTGCAGCTTTAACATTGggataaaatattacctaCTATGTATTCTAAACGAAAGAGTGGTTCATGGTGCAGGAACACGTCGCTACAGATGTGGTTTGTATGACGTCACGTGACacacactatatatatttagggaacacgcatttaatttgaaccgacCTTTTAAATTcccgaacgcacccgaagtgacgtTAAAGCGACGACATCTGTGTTGTTCACTTTTACGCGGGAGAGTATTTGTCGACGCGACTTGTGTCTTTgtgaattgaatttaacttatttaaggtgttttagtttaagataataataagtttgttcCAGCTGCGGTTTGATTCGCTATTTAAAAATGCTGGCTTTATAAGGccactgtattttttaatgattttgttagaatcctaattatatataagtaaagtaaCATAaaggtaacaaaaaaaatgtcaagtgTATTTTCTAGATCTGGTCCGACCTTCCGCCAACACTGTCTTTGATATTAGCTCTAAACACCTGTAAGAAGATAGCGTTTCAATTTCCAGATGACGTCACAGCGCTGCAGCTGCAGGAGAAAATGTCTGAAATGGAAATCGAGAACTCCGCGGACTGGGACTTCTAGAAGCACAGAAGAAGAACAGGCGTTGATGGAATTGTTACGTTTATACGACTtacaaatactattaatatatgatgTTTTATTGCGCCTCGGGGTGGGTCACTCTACGGGCACTGAGGATTAT
The genomic region above belongs to Danaus plexippus chromosome 4, MEX_DaPlex, whole genome shotgun sequence and contains:
- the LOC116768337 gene encoding STE20-related kinase adapter protein alpha; translation: MYNPEISDYQLTSIISECCGGVAVVYSAVYKPYKQDVAIKRYFVDKSKEKANLIQQDILTRKELHHPNILPYLTSFVHGRELYVVSPLMNLGSCRDILDRYFQEGLPEPACAIILRDVLLGLQYLHKQLYIHRSVRASHILIDTSGAVKLSGLSSAASMLVCGRRQQLHSLPPPDHDNTNLIWLSPELLEQNLKGYNEQSDMYSLGVACCELANGAVPFSELASTLMFTEKVRGSRPQLLDRSSFPDDIHHDLKSAYNTDSGLGDGAEGVARLRAIYARRQLSDSFHLLADQLLQREPERRPTSRELLLHPFFKQIRKPDSLAALLGRVQPIKPDPDDVTALQLQEKMSEMEIENSADWDF